The following proteins come from a genomic window of Flavobacterium crocinum:
- a CDS encoding low molecular weight protein-tyrosine-phosphatase: MPVKILMVCLGNICRSPLAEGILASKLPKDKFFVDSAGTGSWHVGHCPDKRSIEVARKNGINISEQKGRQIKTSDFDEFDYIYVMDNSNFNDVSHLAKRPEHKNKIHLILNELFPDENVDVPDPYFGATNGFENVYQMLDEVTDIIADKLIKKHV; this comes from the coding sequence ATGCCTGTAAAAATCTTAATGGTTTGTTTAGGGAATATCTGCAGATCTCCTTTAGCAGAAGGAATTTTAGCTTCTAAATTACCTAAAGATAAATTCTTTGTCGATTCGGCAGGAACAGGTTCGTGGCATGTTGGCCATTGTCCGGATAAACGTTCGATAGAAGTTGCCCGAAAAAATGGCATCAACATTAGCGAACAAAAAGGAAGGCAGATAAAAACCAGTGATTTTGACGAGTTTGATTACATCTATGTAATGGATAATTCCAACTTTAACGATGTAAGCCATTTGGCAAAAAGACCTGAACATAAAAATAAAATTCATTTGATTTTAAATGAATTATTTCCAGACGAAAATGTAGATGTTCCCGATCCTTATTTTGGCGCTACAAACGGTTTTGAAAATGTTTATCAAATGCTTGACGAAGTAACCGATATCATTGCGGATAAACTAATCAAAAAACACGTATAA
- a CDS encoding SAM-dependent methyltransferase, which yields MKLLGKLYLIPTTMGESDPMDVLPQTVRRTIEVIDHYIVENDKTARKSIKAVYPEKKQSELVLFTLNKRTEPSEHLDFIKPLLEGKNMGLMSEAGCPGVADPGAVIVKLAHEKGIQVVPLVGPSSILLAMMASGMNGQSFTFNGYLPIDKDEKKSALRHFERLSQDKNQSQIFIETPYRNNKLIEDLLQILNPSTHLCIATDITLPTEFIKTMKVSDWKKLKIDIDKRPTIFIIHKM from the coding sequence ATGAAACTTCTAGGAAAACTATATTTAATTCCAACTACAATGGGCGAAAGCGATCCGATGGACGTTCTACCACAAACTGTAAGAAGAACTATAGAAGTTATTGACCATTATATTGTTGAAAACGACAAAACGGCCCGAAAATCAATAAAAGCAGTTTATCCTGAAAAAAAGCAATCCGAATTGGTGCTTTTTACTCTTAATAAACGTACTGAACCCAGCGAACATTTAGATTTCATCAAACCTTTATTAGAAGGCAAAAACATGGGTTTAATGAGTGAAGCAGGCTGTCCGGGCGTTGCCGATCCCGGCGCTGTAATTGTAAAATTGGCACACGAAAAAGGAATTCAGGTGGTGCCTTTGGTTGGCCCTTCTTCTATTTTATTGGCTATGATGGCTTCCGGAATGAACGGGCAAAGTTTCACTTTTAATGGTTATTTACCAATTGATAAAGACGAAAAAAAATCGGCTTTGAGACATTTTGAAAGATTGTCTCAGGATAAAAACCAATCTCAAATTTTTATTGAAACTCCCTATAGAAATAATAAGTTGATTGAAGATCTTTTACAGATTTTAAATCCATCCACACATTTATGTATTGCTACAGATATTACACTACCAACTGAATTTATTAAAACAATGAAGGTTTCAGATTGGAAGAAATTGAAAATCGATATTGACAAACGTCCTACGATTTTTATTATTCATAAAATGTAA
- a CDS encoding energy transducer TonB has product MKKFLILILICLAQNVFSQSKKEQKTPDNLRDNLENYKSEEVIIDENQIYNTAGLEILPFFPGGKDAFDRFIKENYKNPENSKIKGKVYLNFIIEKDGSLSDIKVLRDIGFDTGAEAIRVLKMSPKWSPGKQYNKAVRVLFSAPIYVNSSTK; this is encoded by the coding sequence ATGAAAAAGTTTTTAATTCTGATTTTAATTTGTCTTGCTCAAAATGTATTTTCTCAATCTAAAAAAGAACAGAAAACTCCAGATAATTTAAGAGATAATTTAGAAAATTACAAAAGTGAGGAAGTTATTATTGATGAAAATCAGATCTACAATACTGCCGGACTAGAGATTCTTCCTTTTTTTCCCGGAGGAAAAGATGCCTTTGATCGTTTTATAAAAGAAAATTATAAAAATCCAGAAAATTCGAAAATAAAAGGAAAAGTATACCTAAATTTTATAATTGAAAAAGATGGTTCATTAAGTGATATTAAAGTATTAAGAGATATTGGTTTTGACACTGGAGCTGAAGCAATTCGTGTTTTAAAAATGTCCCCTAAATGGAGTCCTGGAAAACAATACAACAAAGCCGTTAGAGTTCTTTTTTCTGCGCCTATTTATGTAAATAGTTCTACAAAATAA
- a CDS encoding methionine aminotransferase: MSKLPNVTTSIFTVMSKMAAEYNAINLSQGFPNFPVDERLTDIVARLAKENVHQYTPMAGYPPLMNKIAKLTQDSYNRTINPETELLITAGATQGIFTTILALVKENDEVIILDPSYDSYESPVLLCKAKPVRVALNDDYTPNWERIEKACSEKSRMIIINNPHNPTGKILTEADFLELEKILCKYPEIIVLSDEVYEYITFEEKHISAHIKSFLLDRCVTVSSFGKSFHITGWKIGYTIAPEYLMKEIKKVHQFLVFSVNSISQFAINEYLDVVDVNLLGKFYQEKRDYFQKLLQTSRFELKPCEGTYFQVASYANISEDDDVTFCKNLIINNGVAAIPISTFYSDHKDQKLIRFCFAKDDFTLESAAKKLCEI; encoded by the coding sequence ATGAGTAAACTCCCAAACGTAACCACAAGCATTTTCACGGTAATGTCAAAAATGGCAGCCGAATATAATGCCATAAATCTTTCTCAGGGATTTCCAAATTTTCCTGTTGATGAAAGATTAACAGATATTGTTGCAAGATTAGCGAAGGAAAACGTACACCAATATACACCAATGGCAGGATATCCTCCATTGATGAACAAAATTGCAAAACTGACTCAGGATTCTTATAACAGAACCATAAATCCAGAAACAGAGCTTTTGATAACTGCTGGTGCCACACAGGGAATTTTTACTACGATTCTGGCTTTAGTAAAAGAAAATGATGAAGTAATTATTCTCGATCCAAGTTATGATTCTTATGAATCTCCTGTTTTACTTTGCAAAGCAAAACCTGTTCGAGTGGCATTAAATGATGATTATACTCCAAATTGGGAAAGAATAGAAAAAGCTTGTTCAGAGAAAAGCCGAATGATTATCATCAATAATCCGCACAATCCAACGGGAAAAATATTAACGGAAGCTGATTTTCTCGAATTAGAAAAAATCCTTTGCAAATATCCAGAAATCATCGTTTTGTCTGATGAAGTTTACGAATACATCACTTTTGAAGAAAAACATATTTCAGCACACATCAAAAGTTTTCTTTTAGACCGTTGTGTAACCGTTTCCTCATTTGGAAAATCATTTCATATCACAGGCTGGAAAATTGGTTATACCATTGCTCCTGAATATTTAATGAAAGAAATTAAGAAAGTACACCAATTTTTAGTTTTCAGTGTCAACAGCATTTCACAGTTTGCTATTAATGAATATTTAGATGTTGTTGATGTAAATCTGCTGGGAAAATTCTATCAGGAAAAAAGAGATTATTTCCAGAAACTGCTTCAAACCAGTAGATTTGAATTAAAACCCTGCGAAGGAACTTACTTTCAGGTTGCTTCTTATGCCAATATTTCTGAAGACGACGACGTAACTTTCTGTAAAAACCTGATTATCAATAATGGCGTTGCCGCTATTCCGATTTCTACTTTTTATTCCGATCATAAAGACCAGAAATTAATCCGTTTTTGCTTTGCTAAAGATGACTTCACTTTAGAGTCAGCAGCAAAAAAATTATGCGAAATATAA
- a CDS encoding SDR family oxidoreductase produces MSYTDKMLRDDALKGKVIVVTGGGSGLGKAMTKYFLELGAQVAITSRDLEKLKTTAAELESQTGGKCLPLQCDVRHYEEVENMLQETLKVFGKVDVLLNNAAGNFISPTERLSANAFDTVIDIVLKGSKNCTLAFGKHWIDTKQTSATILNIVTTYAWTGSAYVVPSATAKAGVLAMTRSLAVEWAKYGIRSNAIAPGPFPTKGAWDRLLPGDLSEKFDMAKKVPLKRVGDHQELANLAAYLVSDFSSYINGDVITIDGGEWLKGAGQFNLLEAIPEELWDQLEMMIKAKKNK; encoded by the coding sequence ATGAGCTATACAGATAAAATGTTGCGTGATGATGCTTTAAAAGGCAAAGTCATTGTCGTTACAGGCGGCGGAAGCGGTTTAGGCAAAGCTATGACCAAATATTTTCTCGAATTAGGAGCTCAGGTAGCGATAACTTCCAGAGATTTGGAGAAGTTAAAAACCACAGCTGCCGAACTTGAAAGTCAGACTGGAGGTAAATGTTTGCCGCTACAATGTGATGTTCGTCATTACGAAGAAGTAGAAAATATGCTTCAGGAGACTTTAAAAGTTTTTGGCAAAGTTGATGTTCTTTTAAACAATGCGGCAGGAAATTTTATTTCGCCAACCGAAAGATTATCTGCAAATGCATTTGATACTGTTATTGATATCGTATTGAAAGGTTCTAAAAACTGTACACTTGCTTTTGGAAAACACTGGATCGACACCAAACAAACTTCGGCAACGATTTTAAATATAGTTACAACTTATGCCTGGACTGGATCTGCTTACGTAGTTCCTAGTGCAACGGCAAAAGCGGGAGTTCTGGCCATGACAAGAAGTCTGGCGGTAGAATGGGCAAAATATGGAATTCGTTCTAACGCGATTGCACCGGGACCATTCCCAACAAAAGGAGCCTGGGACAGATTATTGCCCGGAGATCTTTCAGAGAAATTCGATATGGCTAAAAAAGTGCCATTAAAAAGAGTTGGAGACCATCAGGAATTAGCCAATTTGGCTGCTTACCTAGTTTCAGATTTTTCATCTTACATCAACGGAGACGTAATTACCATTGATGGAGGAGAATGGCTGAAAGGTGCTGGACAATTCAATTTATTAGAAGCAATTCCGGAAGAACTTTGGGATCAGCTTGAAATGATGATTAAAGCAAAAAAGAATAAATAA
- the udk gene encoding uridine kinase, with translation MLIIGIAGGTGSGKTTVVHQIMNELPHTEVGVISQDSYYKETTNLSFDERALINFDHPRAIDFDLLVNHLKALKAGETIDQPVYSFVQHNRTDDTVSTHPRKVMIVEGILILTNPELRDMFDIKIFVHADSDERLIRRLKRDISERGRDIDEVLNRYQTTLKPMHEQFIEPSKAFADIIIPNDKYNTVAIDVVRAVINQRIS, from the coding sequence ATGCTCATTATTGGAATTGCAGGAGGAACTGGAAGTGGAAAAACGACAGTAGTACACCAAATCATGAATGAATTACCACATACAGAAGTTGGCGTAATTTCTCAGGATTCTTACTATAAAGAAACAACTAACTTGTCTTTTGACGAAAGAGCATTAATCAATTTTGATCATCCTCGTGCAATCGATTTTGATTTGTTGGTAAATCATCTTAAAGCTTTAAAGGCAGGAGAAACTATTGACCAACCTGTTTATTCTTTTGTACAGCACAACAGAACAGACGATACGGTTTCAACTCATCCAAGAAAAGTAATGATTGTGGAAGGAATTTTAATTCTAACCAATCCGGAATTACGTGATATGTTCGACATCAAAATTTTTGTTCACGCAGATTCTGATGAAAGATTAATTCGTCGTTTAAAAAGAGATATTTCAGAACGCGGACGTGATATTGATGAAGTTTTAAACCGTTACCAAACAACCTTAAAGCCTATGCACGAGCAATTTATCGAACCATCTAAAGCTTTTGCAGATATCATTATTCCGAATGACAAATACAATACCGTAGCAATTGATGTCGTTCGTGCTGTAATTAATCAGCGAATTTCATAA
- a CDS encoding FtsB family cell division protein, translating to MKFKNPYKDKKWFKYLGNKYVWVLLFFVVWMLFLDNYSYFDHRFLDEQIHELEDNKKYYQEEIKKDQEQIKQLKNPEQIEKYAREKYFMKKDSEDIYIIQFEGDTIQEKE from the coding sequence ATGAAATTCAAAAATCCATACAAAGACAAAAAATGGTTCAAATACCTGGGCAACAAATACGTTTGGGTCTTGCTCTTTTTTGTCGTTTGGATGTTATTTCTAGACAATTACTCTTATTTTGATCATCGTTTCCTGGATGAACAAATACATGAACTTGAGGATAATAAAAAGTATTATCAGGAGGAAATCAAAAAAGATCAGGAACAGATCAAACAATTAAAAAATCCGGAACAAATTGAGAAATACGCGCGCGAAAAGTATTTCATGAAAAAAGACAGCGAAGATATTTATATCATTCAATTTGAAGGAGACACAATTCAAGAAAAAGAATAA
- a CDS encoding methylmalonyl-CoA mutase subunit beta: MATNLFDDFNPISSKQWKQKIQFELDGADYNQTVIWNSPEDIQVKPFYHSDEFSKAATVNTKAADFKICQNIFVFDVDKSIERALNTLERGAESLRFTIQNDKIDVQKLLENLPLENKMVYFHLSFISIDFVKLLDTISIQKKAFFYCNFDPIGQLAREGNWFTTSEKNNFETLDLLFKNTTNLNLLSVDLGLYQNSGANITQQIAYSLAHANEYLNRYSDFTKPIVFQISVGSNYFFEIAKLRALRMLFDLIAGEYNSNIKCHFLVTPTKRNKTIYDYNVNMLRTTTECMSAILGGADAIANLPYDALYHKDNEFGDRIARNQLLILKHESYFDKVNNPADGSYYIESLTMQLAEKSLTLFKDIEANGGFLKLLNDGTIKKKIQESANKEQELFDSKKEILLGTNKYPNKEDRMKHDLELFPFVKIKPRKTLIIPIIEKRLAEKMEQERLEQE; this comes from the coding sequence ATGGCCACTAACCTATTCGACGATTTTAATCCGATTTCATCCAAACAATGGAAACAAAAAATTCAGTTTGAATTAGATGGAGCCGATTACAACCAGACTGTTATCTGGAATTCTCCCGAAGACATTCAGGTAAAACCATTTTATCACAGCGACGAATTTTCGAAAGCTGCCACTGTAAATACAAAAGCTGCTGATTTTAAAATCTGCCAGAATATCTTTGTTTTTGATGTTGATAAATCTATAGAAAGAGCTTTAAATACCTTAGAAAGAGGTGCAGAAAGTCTACGTTTTACCATTCAAAATGATAAAATTGATGTTCAAAAACTATTGGAAAATCTTCCTTTAGAAAACAAAATGGTTTACTTTCATTTAAGCTTTATTTCAATCGATTTCGTAAAATTATTAGATACCATTTCAATCCAGAAAAAAGCCTTCTTTTACTGTAATTTTGATCCAATCGGACAATTAGCAAGAGAAGGAAATTGGTTTACAACTTCAGAAAAAAATAATTTTGAAACTTTAGATTTACTTTTTAAAAATACAACTAACTTAAATCTCTTAAGTGTTGATTTAGGTTTATATCAAAATTCTGGTGCCAATATTACGCAACAAATAGCTTACAGTCTAGCGCATGCAAACGAATATTTAAATCGTTATTCAGATTTTACAAAACCAATTGTTTTTCAAATTTCGGTTGGAAGCAATTATTTCTTTGAAATTGCAAAACTTCGTGCGCTTAGAATGTTATTTGATTTAATTGCTGGAGAGTATAATTCCAATATTAAATGTCATTTTTTGGTTACACCAACAAAACGCAATAAAACAATTTACGATTATAACGTCAACATGCTTCGAACTACAACCGAATGTATGTCGGCAATTTTAGGCGGTGCAGATGCTATTGCTAATCTTCCTTACGATGCTTTATACCATAAAGACAACGAATTTGGAGATCGCATCGCTAGAAATCAGCTTTTGATTTTAAAACATGAAAGCTATTTTGATAAAGTAAACAATCCTGCTGACGGAAGTTATTATATCGAAAGTTTAACGATGCAATTAGCTGAAAAAAGCTTGACTTTATTTAAAGATATTGAAGCCAATGGAGGTTTCTTAAAACTTTTAAACGACGGCACAATCAAAAAGAAAATTCAGGAAAGCGCCAATAAAGAACAAGAATTATTCGATTCTAAAAAAGAAATTCTTTTAGGAACCAATAAATATCCAAACAAAGAAGACCGAATGAAGCATGATTTGGAATTGTTTCCTTTCGTAAAAATAAAACCAAGAAAAACATTAATTATACCAATTATCGAGAAAAGATTGGCAGAGAAAATGGAGCAGGAAAGATTGGAACAAGAATAA
- the scpA gene encoding methylmalonyl-CoA mutase has translation MRKDLKHIKLEVKSEKLNELTHNSEPITQNFTTAEGIEIKKNYSEKDIEELDFLDFGAGFAPNLRGPYATMYVRRPWTIRQYAGFSTAEESNAFYRKNLAAGQKGLSIAFDLPTHRGYDSDHERVVGDVGKAGVAIDSVEDMKILFDQIPLDEMSVSMTMNGAVLPIMAFYIVAAEEQGVSPEKLAGTIQNDILKEFMVRNTYIYPPTPSMKIIADIFEFTSKKMPKFNSISISGYHMQEAGATADIELAYTLADGLEYIRTGLSTGMTIDEFAPRLSFFWAIGMNHFMEIAKMRAGRMIWAKLLTQFNPKSDKSLALRTHCQTSGWSLTEQDPFNNVARTCIEATAAVFGGTQSLHTNALDEAIALPTDFSARIARNTQIYLQEETKITKTVDPWAGSYYVESLTNEIVEKTWRLIEEVEELGGMTKAIEAGIPKLRIEEAAARKQARIDSEQDIIVGVNKYRLEKEDPLDILDVDNQSVRRQQIERLEEIKRTRDSEKVNHSLEKLILCAQTGEGNLLENAIEAARNRATLGEISNALETVFGRFKAQIKSFSGVYSAAIKNDENFEKAKQLADVFAKQEGRRPRIMIAKMGQDGHDRGAKVVATGYADVGFDVDIGPLFQTPAEAAKQAVENDVHILGVSSLAAGHKTLVPQVIEELKKHGREDIMVIVGGVIPSQDYQFLFDAGASAVFGPGTKISEAAIKILEALID, from the coding sequence TTGAGAAAAGACCTTAAACATATAAAGTTAGAAGTTAAAAGTGAGAAGTTAAACGAACTGACGCATAACTCAGAACCTATAACTCAAAACTTCACCACTGCCGAAGGAATCGAAATCAAAAAAAACTATTCTGAAAAAGATATAGAAGAATTAGATTTTTTGGATTTCGGAGCTGGTTTTGCACCAAATTTACGCGGACCGTATGCTACAATGTATGTAAGACGTCCGTGGACTATCCGTCAGTATGCAGGATTTTCGACTGCAGAAGAAAGTAATGCTTTTTACAGAAAAAATTTAGCAGCGGGACAAAAAGGACTTTCCATTGCTTTTGATTTACCAACACACCGCGGTTACGATTCTGACCACGAAAGAGTAGTTGGCGATGTTGGAAAAGCTGGAGTTGCTATAGATTCTGTTGAAGATATGAAAATACTTTTCGATCAGATTCCGCTTGACGAAATGTCTGTATCGATGACTATGAATGGAGCCGTTTTACCTATTATGGCTTTTTATATTGTCGCCGCAGAAGAACAAGGTGTTAGTCCAGAAAAATTAGCTGGAACAATTCAAAACGATATTTTAAAGGAGTTTATGGTTAGGAATACGTATATCTATCCGCCAACTCCTTCAATGAAAATAATCGCCGATATTTTTGAATTTACAAGCAAGAAAATGCCAAAGTTCAATTCGATTTCTATTTCCGGATATCATATGCAGGAAGCTGGAGCTACGGCAGATATTGAGTTAGCTTATACTCTAGCTGATGGTTTAGAATACATTAGAACGGGATTATCTACGGGAATGACCATTGATGAATTTGCTCCTCGCCTGTCTTTCTTTTGGGCGATTGGTATGAATCATTTTATGGAAATTGCCAAAATGAGAGCCGGTCGTATGATTTGGGCAAAACTATTAACGCAGTTCAATCCGAAAAGTGATAAATCTTTGGCTTTAAGAACACATTGCCAAACCAGCGGATGGAGTTTAACCGAACAAGATCCTTTTAATAACGTAGCCAGAACTTGTATTGAAGCTACAGCTGCTGTTTTTGGAGGAACACAATCTCTTCATACCAATGCATTAGACGAAGCTATTGCGCTTCCAACAGATTTCTCAGCGAGAATTGCCCGTAATACACAAATCTATCTTCAGGAAGAAACTAAAATTACTAAAACCGTTGATCCTTGGGCTGGAAGTTATTATGTTGAAAGTTTAACCAATGAAATAGTTGAAAAAACCTGGAGACTAATCGAAGAAGTTGAAGAACTAGGCGGAATGACTAAAGCAATTGAAGCTGGAATTCCAAAACTTCGAATCGAAGAAGCTGCCGCACGAAAACAGGCAAGAATTGACAGCGAGCAAGATATTATTGTCGGCGTAAACAAATACCGTTTAGAAAAAGAAGATCCTTTAGATATTCTGGACGTAGACAATCAATCAGTTCGCAGACAGCAGATAGAACGTCTGGAAGAAATAAAACGAACGCGAGATTCTGAAAAAGTAAATCATTCACTGGAAAAATTAATCCTTTGTGCACAAACGGGAGAAGGCAATTTATTAGAAAATGCTATTGAAGCCGCTAGAAACAGAGCAACATTAGGCGAAATCAGTAATGCATTGGAAACTGTTTTTGGTCGTTTCAAAGCGCAAATTAAATCTTTTAGCGGTGTGTATAGTGCAGCAATAAAAAATGACGAGAATTTTGAAAAAGCAAAACAACTGGCAGACGTTTTTGCGAAACAAGAAGGAAGACGTCCCAGAATTATGATTGCCAAAATGGGACAAGACGGTCACGATCGCGGTGCAAAAGTAGTCGCTACGGGTTATGCCGATGTAGGTTTTGATGTAGATATTGGTCCATTATTCCAAACTCCGGCAGAAGCAGCTAAACAAGCTGTTGAAAATGACGTGCACATTTTAGGCGTTTCATCTTTGGCTGCCGGCCATAAAACATTAGTTCCTCAGGTTATAGAAGAATTAAAAAAACACGGACGAGAAGATATAATGGTAATTGTTGGAGGAGTTATTCCGTCACAGGACTATCAATTCTTATTTGATGCAGGCGCTTCGGCCGTTTTTGGTCCGGGAACTAAAATCAGCGAAGCTGCAATTAAAATCTTAGAAGCCTTAATAGATTAA
- a CDS encoding peptidoglycan-binding protein LysM, translating to MIKKWYFYASLVVIITFLSLGFIPSNHETKPWFLIEKTDGSEYIFPSKEKGDYPKITNVPFTGNRLIGFKEAVAFKESQGQYRLVNTLGYMGKYQFGSKALRAIGINDNKAFLKDPALQEKAFLTLLAKNKWILRYEIKKYEGKIINGIEITESGILAAAHLGGAGSVKNFFRNNGGRHFRDAFGTSLKSYMRDFAGYDLSFIEADNNATVND from the coding sequence ATGATAAAGAAATGGTATTTTTATGCGAGTTTAGTCGTTATTATTACATTTTTAAGTTTGGGATTTATTCCCTCAAACCACGAAACCAAACCTTGGTTTTTAATTGAAAAAACAGATGGATCAGAATACATTTTTCCATCAAAAGAAAAAGGGGATTATCCAAAAATCACCAACGTCCCATTCACAGGAAATCGTCTAATAGGATTTAAAGAAGCAGTTGCTTTTAAAGAATCACAAGGGCAGTACAGACTAGTAAACACTCTTGGTTATATGGGTAAATATCAATTTGGTTCTAAAGCTTTAAGAGCAATTGGAATTAATGATAACAAAGCCTTTTTAAAAGATCCTGCTCTACAAGAAAAAGCTTTTCTTACTTTGTTAGCTAAAAACAAATGGATTTTACGCTACGAAATCAAAAAGTACGAAGGTAAAATTATCAATGGTATCGAAATTACCGAATCTGGAATTTTAGCTGCAGCGCATTTAGGCGGTGCGGGTTCTGTAAAGAATTTTTTCAGGAATAATGGAGGCAGACATTTTAGAGATGCGTTCGGAACTTCTTTGAAAAGCTATATGAGAGATTTTGCAGGTTATGATTTGTCTTTTATAGAAGCAGATAATAACGCAACAGTTAACGACTAA
- the mltG gene encoding endolytic transglycosylase MltG, giving the protein MSLKKIITISAVAIISVLLIYGFILISKIFSSNTKFEKQELYLYVPTDASYADVKKILTPYVKNFDDFELVAEKRDYPQNVKSGRFLLKKGMNNIDLVRAMRSNVPVKLVFNNQERLENFAGRIGSEIEADSLSLLKAIKDSTFLASNGFNEENVFAMFIPNTYEIYWNTSAEKFRDKMIKEYHNFWTDERIAKAKAQGLTPVQATILASIVHKESVKKDERPRIAGVYLNRLRLEMPLQADPTVIYALKLRDNNFDQVIKRVFYNDLVMKSPYNTYLNKGLPPGPIAMPDITALEAVLNPEKNDYIYFCASVDRFGYHEFAATLAEHNVNAKKYSDWIASQGVTR; this is encoded by the coding sequence TTGAGTCTAAAAAAAATTATCACGATAAGTGCTGTAGCCATAATTTCAGTTTTATTGATTTATGGTTTTATTTTAATCAGTAAAATTTTTAGTTCTAATACTAAATTCGAGAAACAAGAATTGTACTTGTACGTGCCAACTGACGCTAGTTATGCTGATGTTAAAAAGATATTGACTCCTTATGTCAAAAACTTTGACGATTTTGAGCTAGTGGCCGAAAAAAGAGATTATCCACAAAATGTAAAATCGGGTCGTTTTCTTTTGAAGAAGGGCATGAATAATATTGACTTAGTAAGAGCAATGCGTTCTAATGTTCCTGTAAAATTGGTATTTAACAACCAGGAACGTTTAGAGAATTTTGCCGGAAGAATTGGTTCTGAAATAGAAGCAGACAGTTTATCTTTATTAAAAGCAATAAAAGATTCTACTTTTTTAGCATCAAACGGCTTTAATGAAGAAAATGTTTTTGCCATGTTTATTCCAAATACATATGAGATTTATTGGAATACCTCTGCGGAAAAGTTCCGTGATAAAATGATAAAAGAATATCACAACTTTTGGACAGATGAAAGAATAGCAAAAGCAAAAGCACAAGGATTAACTCCGGTTCAGGCTACGATATTAGCTTCAATTGTTCACAAAGAATCGGTTAAGAAAGACGAAAGACCTCGTATTGCCGGTGTTTACTTAAACCGTTTACGTTTAGAAATGCCTTTACAAGCAGATCCAACTGTGATTTATGCTCTGAAACTTCGAGACAATAATTTTGATCAGGTTATTAAAAGAGTTTTTTATAACGACTTGGTAATGAAATCTCCATATAATACTTATCTAAACAAAGGACTTCCACCAGGACCAATTGCGATGCCAGATATTACAGCTTTGGAAGCGGTTTTGAATCCGGAAAAGAACGATTACATCTATTTCTGTGCAAGTGTAGATCGTTTCGGATATCATGAATTTGCGGCAACATTGGCAGAGCATAATGTAAATGCAAAAAAATATTCTGACTGGATCGCTAGTCAGGGAGTGACCAGATAA
- a CDS encoding GNAT family N-acetyltransferase, which yields MITLKGESIYLRALEPEDLEFIYAIENDQKIWEVSNTQTPYSRFLIKQYLENAHQDIYEAKQLRLAICQDEDFPALGLIDLFDFDPRNNRAGIGIVIQKEENKRQNIGSEALELLIKYAFYNLNLHQLYANIGVENVASIALFTKFGFEKIGIKKDWILLHNQYQDEAIFQLINK from the coding sequence ATGATAACATTAAAAGGAGAATCGATTTATTTGCGGGCTCTTGAACCAGAAGATCTGGAGTTTATTTATGCAATCGAAAATGATCAGAAAATTTGGGAAGTAAGCAATACACAAACTCCGTATAGTCGTTTTTTAATTAAACAGTATTTAGAAAACGCACATCAGGATATTTATGAAGCAAAACAACTTCGTTTAGCTATCTGTCAGGATGAAGATTTTCCGGCTCTCGGATTGATTGATTTATTTGATTTTGATCCGCGAAATAACAGGGCAGGCATTGGTATTGTAATTCAGAAAGAAGAAAATAAAAGACAAAATATTGGTTCTGAGGCTTTAGAACTTTTAATAAAATACGCTTTTTACAATTTAAACCTTCATCAGCTGTATGCAAATATAGGAGTAGAAAATGTAGCAAGTATCGCACTTTTTACTAAATTTGGTTTTGAGAAAATCGGAATAAAAAAAGACTGGATTTTGCTTCATAATCAATATCAGGATGAAGCCATTTTTCAACTAATTAATAAATAA